The Cucumis melo cultivar AY chromosome 5, USDA_Cmelo_AY_1.0, whole genome shotgun sequence genome has a segment encoding these proteins:
- the LOC103493073 gene encoding (R)-mandelonitrile lyase 1-like, whose amino-acid sequence MANHILLFTLISIFQLGVISSHPIPNQDTSYMKFVHEASELQESEEYDYIIIGGGTAGCPLAATLSSKFSVLLLERGNDPNKYPSVLNEQGLLNAFVAEDDGQNPFQHFISEDGVENLRGRVLGGGSMINAGFYSRGHREFFETAGVDWDMELVEKAYEWVEETVVSKPSLSPWQAAFRSALLEGGVGHDNGFDLKHLVGTKTGGSIFDNKGNRHGAVELLNKGEPENFKVATQATVQRIIFTGLSASGVSYSDSKGKLHTAFIRKKGEIILSAGAIGSPQLLLLSGVGPKSQLKSLKLPVVLDQPHVGEFMSDNPRFTPTIVLPFQVVASSAQVVGTLDNNIHLQAFASPLPFFAPPSFSLLPPQSTSIVPSLAIFVGKFSDVYSEGSLRLNSSIDVKESPIVRFNYYSHPDDLARCVRGVRKVGDLLRTPTMEKIKTQDLEGNKRFQFLGLSLPENLLNDSAVEEYCQKTVTTYWHYHGGCLVGKVVDDNHKVIGIENLRVVDGSTFSVSPGTNPMATLMMLGRYVGLKVLQQRSS is encoded by the exons ATGGCTAACCATATTCTCCTCTTCACCCTCATCTCCATCTTTCAATTAGGAGTCATCTCCTCCCACCCTATCCCTAATCAAG ATACTAGTTACATGAAGTTTGTACATGAGGCAAGTGAGTTACAAGAAAGTGAAGAATATGATTACATAATAATAGGAGGAGGAACAGCAGGATGTCCATTAGCTGCAACATTATCATCTAAATTTTCAGTTCTCCTTCTTGAAAGAGGCAATGACCCTAACAAATATCCCTCAGTGTTAAATGAACAAGGCCTATTGAATGCTTTTGTTGCAGAAGATGATGGCCAAAATCCCTTCCAACATTTCATCTCTGAGGATGGTGTAGAGAACTTAAGAGGACGTGTTCTCGGCGGTGGTAGCATGATCAATGCCGGTTTTTACTCGAGGGGTCATCGTGAGTTCTTTGAAACTGCGGGTGTGGATTGGGACATGGAATTGGTGGAGAAGGCTTATGAATGGGTTGAAGAAACGGTGGTATCGAAGCCAAGTTTGAGTCCTTGGCAAGCTGCTTTTAGAAGTGCATTATTGGAAGGTGGTGTTGGCCATGATAATGGGTTTGATTTGAAGCACCTTGTAGGGACTAAAACTGGAGGGTCTATCTTTGATAACAAAGGAAACAGACATGGAGCTGTAGAACTTCTCAACAAAGGTGAACCTGAAAACTTTAAAGTTGCAACTCAGGCCACAGTCCAAAGAATCATCTTCACTG GTTTATCAGCAAGTGGGGTTTCTTATTCTGATTCAAAAGGAAAGTTGCATACAGCATTCATTCGTAAAAAAGGAGAGATCATACTAAGTGCAGGAGCCATTGGAAGTCCTCAACTTCTCCTGCTAAGTGGTGTTGGCCCAAAATCTCAACTTAAATCATTAAAACTACCTGTCGTCCTCGATCAACCACATGTCGGCGAATTCATGTCCGATAATCCCCGTTTCACTCCGACCATCGTTCTTCCATTCCAAGTAGTTGCTTCATCTGCACAAGTAGTTGGAACATTAGACAACAATATCCACTTGCAAGCCTTTGCTAGCCCTTTACCATTTTTCGCTCCACCATCGTTTAGCCTTCTTCCTCCTCAATCCACTTCCATTGTCCCTAGCTTAGCCATTTTTGTCGGTAAATTCTCTGATGTTTATTCTGAAGGCTCACTCCGTTTGAATTCCTCCATTGATGTGAAGGAGAGTCCCATTGTTAGATTCAATTATTATTCACATCCTGATGATCTTGCTCGATGTGTTAGAGGAGTAAGAAAAGTAGGGGATTTGCTTAGAACTCCAACCATGGAAAAGATTAAGACTCAAGATTTAGAAGGTAATAAAAGATTTCAGTTTTTGGGGCTTTCTTTGCCAGAAAATTTGTTGAATGATAGTGCTGTTGAAGAATATTGTCAGAAGACAGTGACTACTTATTGGCATTATCATGGAGGATGTTTGGTCGGAAAAGTGGTTGATGATAACCACAAAGTgatcggaattgaaaatttaCGTGTAGTTGATGGCTCCACTTTCTCTGTCTCACCGGGAACTAATCCTATGGCCACCCTCATGATGCTCGGCCG GTATGTTGGCCTGAAGGTACTGCAACAAAGATCAAGTTAA